From the genome of Carassius auratus strain Wakin chromosome 26, ASM336829v1, whole genome shotgun sequence, one region includes:
- the LOC113044737 gene encoding tetraspanin-1-like has product MKVTRCLKLVSTFYSFLTLGGGATAGFGIWSQITKKPSEVLKTVDGTTFTKILSMGAPLLIAVGCIFALMGLIGFCGTLKKKSWMLLVFFLVVLIIFILQVMAAVFILLPNSVKENALSSLEVKFVESLKTKYGQEQSITDIWNNTMTKLKCCGYKGYDDFTSSAFVKKTSNYPTQCCSNDPNPICGKDKAKGENMRGCIHVLFDENIPISGALSFLIGIIEIVALIVSLKVYQCLRRLPDLPDPCENNL; this is encoded by the exons atgaAGGTGACAAGATGTTTAAAGCTGGTTTCCACCTTCTACAGCTTCCTAACT TTGGGTGGGGGTGCGACTGCAGGATTCGGTATATGGTCACAAATAACCAAAAAACCATCTGAAGTGTTAAAAACCGTTGATGGTACTACATTCACCAAGATCCTGTCCATGGGTGCCCCACTGCTGATTGCTGTGGGCTGCATCTTCGCTCTGATGGGTTTGATTGGCTTTTGTGGCACTTTGAAGAAAAAAAGCTGGATGCTCTTGGTC TTCTTCCTCGTTGTGCTTATCATCTTCATCCTCCAGGTCATGGCAGCAGTTTTTATCCTCCTTCCAAATTctgtg AAGGAAAATGCATTGAGCAGCTTAGAGGTCAAATTCGTTGAAAGTCTTAAGACGAAATATGGCCAGGAGCAATCAATCACTGACATATGGAATAATACTATGACCAAG ctgaaatgcTGTGGATACAAAGGCTATGATGACTTCACAAGTTCAGCTTTTGTGAAGAAAACATCAAACTATCCCACACAATGCTGCAGTAATGATCCAAATCCAATATGTGGAAAAGACAAAGCTAAGGGAGAG AACATGAGGGGCTGCATTCATGTGCTGTTTGACGAAAATATACCCATATCTGGAGCTTTGTCATTTCTGATCGGCATTATAGAg ATTGTTGCCTTAATTGTTTCACTGAAAGTCTACCAATGCTTGAGACGCTTGCCTGATCTCCCAGACCCTTGTGAAAATAATCTGTGA